From a region of the Neobacillus niacini genome:
- a CDS encoding HD domain-containing protein has protein sequence MDIVEKALQIASKNHEGQYRKNSDIPYITHPVAVGMMLLKSGYSEEIVAAGILHDTVEDTPLSLDEIKWEFGPKIAELVEGSSEPDKSLPWKARKEHTIEFLQTASEDIRAVVCADKLHNIRSIMRDYEQVGEEVWSRFNAGKEQQRWYYTNIVESLGLQSSFDLLIELRKEVDKFFGR, from the coding sequence ATGGATATAGTGGAAAAGGCTCTACAGATTGCCAGCAAAAATCATGAGGGACAATATCGGAAAAACTCGGATATTCCCTACATAACACACCCAGTTGCGGTTGGGATGATGTTATTAAAGAGCGGCTATAGTGAGGAAATCGTTGCAGCTGGAATTCTACATGACACTGTTGAGGATACGCCGCTATCATTAGATGAAATCAAATGGGAGTTTGGACCAAAAATCGCAGAGCTAGTTGAAGGTAGTTCAGAACCGGATAAATCCCTTCCGTGGAAAGCTAGGAAGGAACATACGATAGAGTTTTTACAAACTGCTTCTGAGGATATACGGGCTGTCGTCTGTGCAGATAAACTTCATAATATCCGTTCTATCATGAGAGATTATGAACAAGTTGGCGAAGAGGTTTGGAGTAGATTTAATGCTGGTAAAGAGCAGCAAAGGTGGTATTACACCAATATTGTAGAGAGCTTAGGTTTACAATCATCATTTGATTTACTAATAGAATTACGTAAAGAAGTAGATAAGTTTTTCGGGAGATGA
- a CDS encoding alpha/beta hydrolase translates to MLEKSHVYMSTFNQDRMIKVYLPVNYHESNKHYPVLYMHDGQNVFEDEGAIKGISLGLKDYLDENKVEIIVVAIDLNPEGEERINEYCPWVNGAIAERIIGHPVSAGGKGEQYLDFIVNELKPLIDDKYRTIKSQTSMAGISLGGLISTYAACRYPQIFKRIAAISPGYYRNQEELEVFVRDSDLSGVEKFYMDFGTHEVSGNKELNTEFSDMIQSIYEIVSSKIADTRYETIQNGKHNYTSFKKRIGEVISYLYSDL, encoded by the coding sequence GTGTTAGAAAAATCTCATGTTTATATGTCTACATTCAATCAAGATAGAATGATTAAAGTGTATTTGCCTGTGAATTATCACGAATCAAACAAACATTATCCCGTATTGTATATGCACGATGGGCAAAATGTTTTTGAAGATGAAGGTGCGATTAAAGGGATATCTTTAGGATTGAAGGATTACTTAGATGAAAACAAGGTAGAAATTATCGTTGTAGCCATTGATTTAAATCCAGAAGGAGAAGAACGAATTAACGAATACTGCCCATGGGTAAATGGCGCCATCGCTGAAAGAATCATTGGTCACCCTGTTTCGGCAGGCGGTAAAGGTGAACAATACTTAGACTTTATCGTAAATGAACTCAAACCTTTGATCGATGATAAATACCGAACTATAAAGAGTCAAACTTCAATGGCCGGAATTTCGTTAGGAGGACTTATTTCTACATATGCTGCCTGCCGATACCCACAAATTTTCAAGCGGATTGCGGCGATATCACCTGGCTATTATCGGAACCAAGAGGAACTTGAAGTATTCGTAAGAGATTCCGATCTGTCCGGAGTTGAAAAGTTTTATATGGATTTTGGCACTCATGAAGTTAGTGGCAATAAGGAACTTAATACCGAGTTTTCAGATATGATTCAATCTATCTATGAGATTGTGAGCAGTAAAATTGCTGATACCCGCTATGAAACGATTCAAAATGGCAAGCACAACTATACCTCGTTTAAAAAGAGAATTGGTGAAGTAATATCTTATCTTTATTCCGATTTGTGA
- a CDS encoding DUF2269 family protein has protein sequence MTFYQTIVVLHIFSAIMGMGPGFILTTVVKSGKTMTELRHSYAVRHKLHIFVMVGGTLVLITGLIMGFMNPSLFQTGWYVTSLVLFLAALAIGPLVLSPRSKPVKALLASHKGEEIPEEYYRLSKILFRYEYLENAIFIVIIAFMILKPF, from the coding sequence ATGACTTTCTATCAAACTATAGTAGTTTTACACATTTTTTCGGCGATTATGGGAATGGGCCCTGGGTTTATCTTAACGACCGTGGTTAAGTCGGGGAAAACCATGACAGAGTTAAGGCATTCCTATGCCGTTCGACATAAACTTCATATTTTTGTGATGGTAGGCGGCACGCTTGTACTTATCACAGGTTTAATCATGGGCTTCATGAATCCAAGCCTGTTCCAAACGGGCTGGTATGTAACAAGTCTAGTTCTATTTTTAGCAGCCCTGGCAATTGGGCCGCTTGTCCTATCACCCAGATCTAAACCGGTTAAGGCTTTGTTAGCATCACATAAAGGTGAGGAAATCCCTGAAGAGTATTATCGTTTATCAAAAATACTGTTCCGCTATGAATATTTGGAAAATGCAATTTTTATAGTCATTATCGCCTTCATGATACTAAAACCATTTTAG